The following are from one region of the Camarhynchus parvulus chromosome 3, STF_HiC, whole genome shotgun sequence genome:
- the HEY2 gene encoding hairy/enhancer-of-split related with YRPW motif protein 2 produces MKRPCEETTSDSDMDETIDVGSENNYSGQSNSSVIRSNSPTTTSQIMARKKRRGIIEKRRRDRINNSLSELRRLVPTAFEKQGSAKLEKAEILQMTVDHLKMLQATGGKGYFDAHSLAMDFMSIGFRECLTEVARYLTSVEGLDTSDPLRVRLVSHLSTCASQREAAAMTSSMVHHHHHPLHPHHWAAAFHHLPAALLQPNGLHAADAAPCRLSSDVPPHGSALLTATFAHADAALRVPSAGSIAPCVPPLSTSLLSLSATVHAAAAAATAAAQSFPLSFTGTFPMLPPSAAAAAVAAATAITPPLAVSASASPQQAGTGSGTKPYRPWGTEVGAF; encoded by the exons ATGAAGCGACCTTGCGAGGAAACTACCTCAGACAGCGATATGGACGAGACTATAGACGTGGGTAGCGAGAACAACTACTCGGG GCAAAGTAATAGTTCTGTCATTCGATCAAATTCCCCAACAACAACATCTCAGATCATGgccagaaagaaaagaagaggg ATTATAGAGAAAAGGCGCCGTGATCGTATAAATAACAGTTTATCAGAGCTGAGGCGGCTTGTGCcaactgcttttgaaaaacaa GGATCTGCCAAATTAGAAAAAGCGGAAATACTGCAAATGACAGTGGATCATCTGAAGATGCTGCAGGCAACAGGAGGGAAAG GTTATTTTGACGCCCATTCCCTGGCCATGGATTTCATGAGCATCGGCTTCCGGGAGTGCTTGACGGAAGTGGCGAGGTACCTGACTTCGGTGGAAGGTCTCGACACATCCGACCCCCTGCGCGTTAGACTCGTGTCCCACCTGAGCACCTGCGCCTCTCagagggaagctgctgccatGACCTCCTCCATGgtccaccaccaccaccaccccttGCACCCTCACCACTGGGCCGCCGCCTTCCACCACCTCCCGGCCGCTCTGCTGCAGCCGAACGGACTGCACGCCGCCGATGCCGCCCCGTGCAGACTCTCCTCGGACGTGCCCCCTCACGGCTCCGCCCTGCTCACGGCCACCTTCGCCCACGCCGATGCGGCCCTCAGAGTGCCCTCCGCTGGCAGCATcgctccctgtgtccctcctctCTCTACCTCCCTCTTGTCCCTGTCGGCCACTGTTCACGCcgcggcagcagcagccacagccgcAGCCCAGAGCTTCCCCCTCTCCTTCACCGGCACCTTCCCCATGCTCCCTCccagcgcggccgccgccgccgtggCCGCGGCCACCGCCATCACCCCTCCGCTGGCCGTGtcagcctctgccagccctcagcaggcTGGCACCGGCAGCGGCACGAAACCCTACCGACCCTGGGGGACTGAAGTTGGAGCCTTTTAA